The DNA window CTGTTCATGAAGGTGGGGAACCTGAACCTGCCGGACGAGATCTTCGAGATGATCTTCGGCGGCGAGCGGGACGCGGCACGCGCGGAGGAGGAGCGGCGGTTCTTCCTGCACGAGCTGCGCGCGACCACGCACTTCGCGCCGGATCTTGGCGCCCTGCGGTCCGGCCCGGCGCGGCTGGTGATCGGGATCGGCGAGGAGTCGACGGACCAGCAGTGCGACCGTACGTCGCGCGCGCTCGGCGCCGAGCTGGGCATCGAGCCGACCCTGTTCCCGGGCGACCACACCGGCTTCGTCGACAACCCGGCCCCGTTCGCGAAGAAGCTGCGCGAGGTCCTTCGCCAGCCCTGACCCAGCCCGTGATCATGTACGTGATCATGAAGGCAAACCGGCGCATACGACGGCTAAGCCTTCATGATCACGAACATGATCACCGCGTCAGCTCAGTCGGGGAGGAGCGGCACGGTTTGGTGCTGGTCGTGGCCGAGGTGGACGGCCCGGGTGAGCGCCGACGTGCCGTACTTCTCGTGGACGTCGTCGATCGCCACGTCCAGCGCCGAGAGGTTGGCGTGGTCGAACGGCAGCTCCAGCTGGACGGTCGCGTCGTCGTCGAGGTTCTGCAAGGCCACCCCCACCAACGTGATGCCCTGGCGTTCGATGATCGGCATCGCGAGCTCGAGCAGGCCGCGGGCGGTGTGCAGGATCTTCTCGGTCTGCTGCGTCGGCCGCGACAGCGTGTGTGAACGGGTGGCGCGGGAGAAGTCGTCGAAGCGCAGCCGCAGGGTGATCGTTCGGCACAGCCGGCTCGCCTTCCGCAGCCGGCGGGTCACCCGGTCGACGAGCCCGACCAGCGCCGCCTCCACCGCACCGGGTGGCTTTCGCCGAGTACCCAGTGCCCGTTGCGCGCCGATCGAACGACGACGTACGCCCACCGTCACGGGCCGCGGGTCGCGGTTGTTGGCGAGCGCGAACAGGTGGTGCCCGACCGCCTTGCCCAGCATCGACGTCAGCCCGCGCTCGGCCAGCAGCGCGACGTCGCCGACCGTCACGATCCCGCGCTGGTACAGCTTCTCCGCGGTGACGGCGCCGACGCCCCACAGCTTCTGCACCGGCAACGGATGCAGGAACGCGAGCTCCTCCTCCGGCTCGACCACCAACAGCCCGTCCGGCTTCGCCACCCCGGACGCGACCTTCGCCAGGAACTTCGTCCGCGCCACCCCGACCGTGATCGGCAACCCCACCTCGGCGAACACGTCCCGCCGCAGCTTCGCCGCGATCTCCCGCGGCGAGCCGGCGATCCGCCACAGCCCGCCGACGTCGAGGAACGCCTCGTCGATCGACAGCCCCTCGACCAACGGCGTGGTGTTGCGAAAGATCTCGAACACCTCGTCGCTCGCCTTGGAGTACGCGTCGAACCGGCACGGCACCGTGATCGCGTCCGGGCACAGCTCACGCGCCTGCCGCCCGGTCATCGCGGTCTTGACCCCGAACGCCTTCGCCTCGTAGCTCGCCGCCAACACCACGCCGCCGCCGACCAGCACCGGCTTCCCGCGAAGGCGCGGGTCGTCACGCTGCTCGACCGACGCGTAGAACGAGTCGAGGTCAGCGTGCAGGATCGTCGCCTTCCCGGTCACGAACACATGTTCGCATCGACCACCGACAATCCGCGAGCCCCTCAGTCGAGACGAACGCTCAGATAGTCGCTGAGCCGAGCCGAGGCGGTCAGCATCGCCAACCCCCGCTCGGTGAGCTTGTGCTGCCAGCCCGTCAACGCGGCGGCCAGCGAGTCGGTCCCGCCCGCCGTACGGACCTGCTGAACGACGGACGCGATGTGCTCCAGCAGATACCCGCCCCGCCGCAGCAGGTGCGCGAGCTCGGCGTCGCGGACGTCGCTCGCCCCGTACGTGCGATACCCGGTCGCCGGATCGCGAACAGGTACGAGGATGCCGACGCTCTCCCAGGCGCGCAGCGTCGCCGGCGTCACGCCGAGCCGGTGCGCGAGCTCGCCGATCGTCCGCTCACCCGCGGGCGCCGCGGGGGAGGTGTCGGTCAGCTGCTCGATCGCCGCCCGGACCGAGGCCAGGGTCTCCCGGTCGCGGAGGAGCTGACCGTGGCCGCGGTCGATGACCAACAAGGCGTGGTCGAGCTCGGAACGGTGGACCGCCGCCATGATCTGCCCGCTGGCCGCGTGGCCGTACGCGGGAATGAGCGCGAGGTAGGCACGGAGCGCTGCCGCGTGCACTCTGGTGTAGACGCGGTAGCCGCTCGCGGTGCGCTCGGCCGGCGGGAGGAAGCCGCTCCGCTCGTAGTTGCGGACCGCCTGGGTGGAAATCCCGTGCTCCCGGGCCAGGTCCGTAGGTCTCAGGGTGGGCACTAGTTGGAGACTTTATCGCACCGGTGCCGGCCAGAGGTCGGAGAAAGTCTCAACCGTCTGCTCAACGATACGATCTAGGCATATGAGCCAGGACATCCGGGAGTTCCTCCCATCCTCATTCGACGTGTTGGCCCTCGGCGAACCCACCCACCTGGAGCCCGTCTTCGGCCGGATCCGCAACGACCTCCTCACCCACCTCGTCGACCAGGGCGTGAGGTCGATCGCCATCGAATCGGACCGCATCGCCGCGCTCGTCGTCGACGACTTCGTCCGCGAGGGCGTCGGCAGCCTGGACGAGGCGATGAGCGCGGGCTTCTCGCACAATCTCGGCACGTTCGACACCTACCGCCAGCTCGTCGCCTGGCTGCGCGAGTACAACCAAAGCCGACCGGTCGCGGAACGGGTGGCGTTCCACGGCTTCGACGCACCCACCGAGAACATGTCCGCACCCAGCCCCCTCGCGTACCTCGAGAAGGCTCGCGACTACCTGAAGCTGGACCACGACCTCGCCAGCCTCGTCGGCGACGACGAACGCTGGAGCCG is part of the Tenggerimyces flavus genome and encodes:
- the dinB gene encoding DNA polymerase IV; this translates as MTGKATILHADLDSFYASVEQRDDPRLRGKPVLVGGGVVLAASYEAKAFGVKTAMTGRQARELCPDAITVPCRFDAYSKASDEVFEIFRNTTPLVEGLSIDEAFLDVGGLWRIAGSPREIAAKLRRDVFAEVGLPITVGVARTKFLAKVASGVAKPDGLLVVEPEEELAFLHPLPVQKLWGVGAVTAEKLYQRGIVTVGDVALLAERGLTSMLGKAVGHHLFALANNRDPRPVTVGVRRRSIGAQRALGTRRKPPGAVEAALVGLVDRVTRRLRKASRLCRTITLRLRFDDFSRATRSHTLSRPTQQTEKILHTARGLLELAMPIIERQGITLVGVALQNLDDDATVQLELPFDHANLSALDVAIDDVHEKYGTSALTRAVHLGHDQHQTVPLLPD
- a CDS encoding TioE family transcriptional regulator, yielding MPTLRPTDLAREHGISTQAVRNYERSGFLPPAERTASGYRVYTRVHAAALRAYLALIPAYGHAASGQIMAAVHRSELDHALLVIDRGHGQLLRDRETLASVRAAIEQLTDTSPAAPAGERTIGELAHRLGVTPATLRAWESVGILVPVRDPATGYRTYGASDVRDAELAHLLRRGGYLLEHIASVVQQVRTAGGTDSLAAALTGWQHKLTERGLAMLTASARLSDYLSVRLD